A window of Pan paniscus chromosome X, NHGRI_mPanPan1-v2.0_pri, whole genome shotgun sequence genomic DNA:
AAGTGGATGGCCCAaggcattcatgagggatctgcctccatgatccaaatacctcccaccaggccccacctccaatattgtggattacatttcaacatgagatttgggcagagacaaatatccaaactatatcagggacTCAACTCAGGTGTCACTTCCATCAACAGAGCCTACCCTGATTTGAGTACCCTTGTTCTCTATTGTCACAGCAACCTGTGCTCACCTTTATCATAGCACCGAATACCCTATTTGATTGTCTCCTCTCAGTAGTCTATGAACTCTCCAAAATCAGTACCTATGGCACTGCTAGCTCTGTAACCCCAGGACCTAACACAgatcctggcacacagtaagcacttcaTACTGAATGAATTAATAGCAGAGTCCAACTTCATACAAATAAGCCATGTTATTAGGTCTATCTTGGTGTCAACCAGTTTATagtcaatttttgtttctattcatGCTGAGTCAGTGGCAGGCAGCAGATGGAGATTTGCAGATCATACATCATTGCAACTCTCCAAAACCAAATGCCTACAAAGGCAGTGGAGGGACAGATGCAACCAAAGCAACAAAAGGCTAAGGGcatatttgataaaaatatatgGACTTTGAAAATTtgatccttgaaaaaaaaaattgagccacTACAGCCCTTGATGTACAGAGTAGTAGACTCAGTAACATGATCTTATTGAGCTAAAATTAGGTGAGTGCAACACGGAGCCTCAAAGACTTAAAAAGCCAACCCAGATCattcaagaaaacagaaataggTGAACTAGATTTCTGGTTCTGGACAAGACAGAGTATACACATTTCTCTCTATTCCTCCAACTAATTCTAGATTTTACAGAAAACACACATGACAAGCCAGGTGCCATGGTGTGAGCCTACAGTCCtacctatttgggaggctgaggtggaaggatcacttgaggccagtaattcgaggctgcagtgagctgtgatcaggcctatgaatagccactgtactccagcctgacataatacataaaacaagcaaaagaaggcactgaaaaatagaaagatatatCATGTAGGcatcaattaaaataaagcaataagTAGCTATACTAATATTAGATAAAGTAGACTTTGGAACACAAAATTACCAAGAATGTAgggggacattacataatgataaaagggtcaatcaaCCAAGAACACACAGCCATTCTAAATGTGTGTgtaacaaacaacagaaatgcaaaatatataaagtgaaaACTGATGgaactaaaaggagaaatagacaaatccacaattatagttaGAAACTTCGACCTCCTCTCTGGAAAACTGAtagaaaaactagagagaaaaacaacaagGATATGCAAAAGGTCCACAAAACCAAATTAAGCAAACAGGACCTAACCACAGCTAGGAGACTTATTTCAGGAAGTCCCCCGAGGACTCAAGACCCCTCTTCCCCCAGAGACATCAGGATAAGCACACGGAGGTTGAAAAAGGGACTCAGTTATACCTAACAGCTAGATATAGGATGCTCCTTTGTCCCCATGAGCCTAAGACTCTCTTCCCTTTCCCAGAGGCATCAAGGTGGGTGGGCAGAACTAATAAAAGAGACCCAATTGTGGCAAGTAGCCCATTctgggaagcttttttttttcgctttgctttttttgttgttgttgttgttgttttgttttgttttgttttgttttagatggagccttgctctgtcgtccaggctagagtgcattggcatgatctcggctcactgcaacctccaccttccaggttcaagtgattctcatgcttcagcctcctcagtagctgggattacagacatgtgccaccaagcctggctaattttgtattttaattttgtagagaaagTGTTtcgtcatgctggccaggctggtctcgaactcctgacttctggtgatccacccacctcggcctcccaaagtgttgggattacaggcatgagccactgcgcccagccactggAAAGGCTCTTTGTCCCTATTGGCCTGACACTCTCCTCCCCTGACCAGAGACATTGAGGCAGGCTGGAAGAGCTACCAAAAGAGACAACTGCAGCAAGTATATGGGTCTAAGAGGCCTGTTAGTCCCCATGGACCCAAGACTTTCTTCCCCAAACCTGAGACACCAGGCTGGATAATACTATTAGGAGGATCTCAATACAACCCTCCCCCACCAGAAGACACCCAAGGGCTTGGCTTGGGGAAAGTCCTTGGCTTCCTTAGGCAGCACTAAGAGAGACCAGTGAAAGTCCAATAATACTAAATAAACAGAGGAGACCTAAATAACAACACAAATGCTGTGAAAATTAAACTCACACTGGAACCACAGACAAAAAAAGTAGGCCAAGACCTATATGCTAAACCTAAACAGGGAGACTGCttgctaaaataaaagatttaaataggaCCCAGCATCCCTGAACATAATGTATAATATGTCTTGGagccaataaaaaaaaatcatccatcaTACCTAAAACCAAGAAAATTGTGACTTAGCTCTGCAGGCCTCTCCCCAGTAAAACAACCATACCGGTGAAAATTCTAAAGCAGCCATTTACTGTCTCTGGAAATGTTCTTAATGCATATAGCAAATAAGGAAAGACTTATTCAAGGAAGTCTACTAACCTTTGGTAGAAAGAGGGAGAGTCTGTAGCACTTGAGCCATGATCTACTCCCTCCCCTTCACACAGCAGGACCAGTACAGGTGGGTGTGGACAAAAAGAGGAGATACCCACAATTCCTAGCTCCCAGTCAAGAGCTATGTATCTCCCCAGGAGACCAAGGCCTCCAGAATTCTCATCAACATCAGCTCTTTGTTGCAAAGGCTAAACTCCAGGCAAGCATGGCCAAGAAGACAGGGGCTCCCTTCCTCAACAATGTCTCCAGTTATAGGATGGAGACTGTACTTCAGGCATAGCAGAGCAACAACACTGGACCCCCCAGTCACCACTGGTGTAGCTCGCTATCAGCAAAGAAGCTCCATATCAGGAGAGGCAAACTGAGAAGACCAGAGGATACTGACTCCATGAATACCCAGCTAGAAAAGAAGCAGTGTCATTTTGAGAGAAACAAGACCCCTGTCCTTGCCTCCAACTCCAAAGCAATGGCTCAGACACTGTACACCAACAGAAAGGCAAGCCATAAAACAGAGAGCTCCAAAGCTCTCCCCAAAGGAACTGACTTTTTATTATAGCATAAGGGAAAGTACAACCCTAAAGGTCctctgagaaaaaaatggaaatcttgGTGGTAAGCATTTAAGAGGATGTGTAACAGTGACAAGCTAAATCATAGGAAAGCTAACATTAGATAACCAGAAAAAGAACCAGCAAAGAAGAGCCCTTTTAGGGTTAGAACAAATCTCAAAGACTGGCCTCAAAAAGTACCCCagcaaggccaggcgcggtggctcacgcctataatcccagcactttgggaggcagaggcgggcggatcacaaggtcaggagatcgagaccatcctggctaacacagtgaaaccccgtctctactaaaaatacaaaaaattagccgggcgtggtggtgggcgcctgtagtcccagctactcgggaggctgaggcaggagaatggcgtgaacccaggaggcggagcttgcagtgagccgagattgcgccactgcacttcagcctgggtgacagagcgagactccatctcaaaaaaaaaaaaaaaaaaataccccagCAAAAGTGTCCAGACTAAATCTGATCAGACTGTGGAGCAATTGATGCCCCAGGACACTGTCAAAAACAATACAGCAATCACCCAACAATTAGTGGAGTCCAACAGATAGATGTGATAACAACAGAGACAGACTGTTTAACAGAAATATCAGGGAAAGACCCAAAGAAATCCCTGCTAAAACTGTTATCCCACTGTGACTCTGCACATGCCCAAGACAGCCCTCTGACATCAAAGGATTCACACAGGGGAGAAATAGGTTTTAGTAAAATAGTTCAGACAAGTCCcagaataaataagcaaacagcAACAAATACACAACCCAGTGAAGGTGGAGGAGAATCATTATCCAGAGTTTCAAAAGGTCCAGTTTCCAACAAAATATTATGAGACATGAAAAGACGTAGAAAGGCATGACCCATACACAAGAGAAAAAGGCAAGCAATGGGATCTATCTGTGACAGGGCCCAGATGTCAGACTTAACAAAGAATTCAAAGTAGCCTTTAGAAATAGtgttgaaactaatgaaaaccaTACTTAAAGAAGTAAAGGAAGGTATAATGACAATGTctcattaaatatataatatccaTAAAAGGATATTatgtctatattatataatatataatatttttctatatatttctgtatttagaatagaatatatattctattctatatatattctatattctataatatatatttatatataatatatttttctatatatattttctataatataatgtctatgttatataatatagacattataaaaatgaaactaatgAACACTCTGAAATTgaaaagaataattgaaattaCAAATTTACTgcaagggctgggtgcagtggctcacgcctgtaatcccagtactttggggggcctaggtaggcagatcacttgaggccaggagtatggagaccagcctggccaacatggtgaaaccccctctctactaaaaatacaaaaattagccaggcatggtggcatgcgtctgtaatcccagctactcgggaggctgaggtgggagaactgcttgaacccaggagacggaggttgcagtgagccgagatcgcaccagtgcactccagcctgggtgacagagcgagattctgtctcaatttaaaaaaaaattactacaagGCTTCCGCAGACAATTTGAGCTGGCAGGATAAATAATCAGCAACCTTGAAGATATTTCAGTAGACATTATGCAATctgaaaacagagagagaaagaaggtatAAAAATGGACAGAACCTCAGAGAAATATGGGACACCAAAAAGCACACCAGAATACACCTAATGGAAGAGtaccagaaagagaaagaaacagaaaagaaaagaaaatcttaatgGCTAATACCTTCTCTAAGCTGGAAGAAAAATTAATCTACACGTGCAAGTAGCTCAATGAACTGCAAGTAGGATAACCAAAAAGAGATCCTAACACAGACATACCatactaaaaatgttaaaaagagaaagagaaattcttaaaagcagtaagagaaaagtGACCCATCACACACAGAGGAACCCCAATAACACTGACACCTAACTTCTCATCAGACACAATAGAGGACAAAGGCAGTGGGATGGCATTCAACATGCTTAGGAAAAGAAACCAATAATTAAGAATTGTATATCCAGCAAAAGTATTTTCAAAACCGAAAGCAATATAAAGACATTCACAGAAAACAAAGTATCTCATGTTAGCATGAGACAATCTCATGCTAACAGTCCTGCAttacaagaaataataaagaaaaattctccGGCTGAAAGCAAGTGGGACCAGGTGGTAATTCAAGtccacatgaaagaaaaaatcagcTCATTTGaagataataatgtaataataaaataataatgtaataataacaaaatacagTATAAATGCATATTTACTCCCCTTTTCTCATAACAAACTTTGAAAAGCGATAAAAAAATAGGTATATAATTGTATTGTTGGgaccataaaatatatacatttaacatATGACAATAACAAACCAAAAGAAATGTGTTGGAGCAAGGCTGTACTGGAGTGAGGAAATACAAAATGGTAACTTAAAtgcacagaaacaaacaaacagaaccaGTAATGGTACATCAGGTGGTTTAtaagaaactcaataaatatatttgttctcTCACTTCTCTTACCTTCTTTAGAAGACATAAAATTTCATtaagtaataattataacaatgtgCTGCTGAGTTTGTAACATGTATAGATGTAAAATTTATaacaataatagcacaaaaagagagaagaagaaacagagcTATCTAGGAAAACACTTAAAGAGCTTATTGTAATTAAGTTACTATAAATATGAAGTAGATTctgataatttaatatatatagatTAAGCCCTAGAGAATACATtgagaaaataacaacaaaatacagTAGAAAATCATTAAGGGAATTAAAATGTTACACTGGAAAGCATTAACTTAATATAAGACAAAGCAGTACAGGAGCAATAGGGGAACAAAAAAGACATGAGATATATGGAAAATCAAAATAAGATGGATCAAGCTATatcattaatattgttaaatgtaGATGGATGAAACAATCCAATCAAAAGGCACAGACTgccagaatgaaataaaaaccaaacaagaTCCagctatatgctgtctacaagaaacacacatTATAGATAGAAAAAGATAGAAATCAttggagaggaaaaagaagagaaaagatatCATGGAAACAAGAACCACAAGAAATATGgaatggctatactaatatcagagaaaataaatattacaaaattactaaagaaagaatttttataatgataaagaaacaatgcatcaagaaaacaaaacaattataaatatatatgcagctaaCAACAGATCCCTAAAACACATGAAGTAAAAACTGACAGGACCGGTGGCGCCCGAGTGCACTGAAGATGGCGGCTGCTGTAGGACGGTTGCTCCGAGCGTCGGTTGCCCGACATGTAAGTGCCATTCCTTGGGGCATTTCTGCCACTGCAGCCCTCAGGCCTGCTGCATGTGGAAGAACGAGCTTGACAAATTTATTGTGTTCTGGTTCCAGTCAAGCAAAATTATTCAGCACCAGTTCCTCATGCCATGCACCTGCTGTCACCCAGCATGCACCCTATTTTAAGGGTACAGCCGTTGTCAATGGAGAGTTCAAAGACCTAAGCCTTGATGACTTTAAGGGGAAATATTTGGTGCTTTTCTTCTATCCTTTGGATTTCACCTTTGTGTGTCCTACAGAAATTGTTGCTTTTAGTGACAAAGCTAACGAATTTCACGACGTGAACTGTGAAGTTGTCACAGTCTCAGTGGATTCCCACTTTAGCCATCTTGCCTGGATAAATACACCAAGAAAGAATGGTGGTTTGGGCCACATGAACATCGCACTCTTGTCAGACTTAACTAAGCAGATTTCCCGAGACTACGGTGTGCTATTAGAAGGTTCTGGTCTTGCACTAAGAGGTCTCTTCATAATTGACGCAATGGAGTCATCAAGCACTTAAGCGTCAACGATCTCCCAGTGGGCCGAAGCGTGGAAGAAACCCTCCGCTTGGTGAAGGCGTTCCAGTATGTAGAAACACATGGAGAAGTCTGCCCAGCGAACTGGACACCGGATTCTCCTACGATCAAGCCAAGTCCAGCTGCTTCCAAAGAGTACTTTCAGAAGGTAAATCAGTAGATCACCCATGTGTATCTGCACCTTCTCAACCGAGAGAAGAACCACAGTTGAAACCTGCTTTTATCATTTTCAAGATGGTTATTTGTAGAAGGCAAGGAACCAATTATGCTTGTATTCATAAGTATTActctaaatgttttgtttttgtaattctgGCTAAGACCTTTTAAACATGGTTAGTTGCTAGTACAAGGAATCCTTTATTGGTAACATCTTGGTGGCTGGCTAGCTAGTTTCTACAGAACATAATTTGCCTCTATAGAAGGCTATTCTTAGATCATGTCTCAAtggaaacactcttctttctTAGCCTTACTTGAATCTTGCCTATAATAAAGTAGAGCAACACAACATTGAAAGCTTCTGATCAACGGTCCTGAAATTTTCATCTTGAATGTCTTTGTAttaaactgaattttcttttaagCTAACAAAGATCATAATTTTCAATGATTAGCCGTCTAACTCCTGCAATGAATGTTTATGTGATTGAAGCAAATGTGAAtcgtattattttaaaaagtggcagAGTGACTTAATTGATCATGCATGATCCCTCATCCCTGAAATTGAGTTTATGtagtcattttacttattttattcattagCTAACTTTGTCTATGTATATTTCTAGATATTGATTAGTGTAATCGATTATAAAGGATATTTATCAAATCCAGGGATTgcattttgaaattataattattttctttgctgaagTATTCAttgtaaaacatacaaaataaacatattttaaaacaaacaaacaaacaaaaaaaactgacaggaccaaagggaaaaacagataattcaataataataattggagaCTTCATTATCCCAGTTTAAATAATGGATGGAACAACTAGAAAAAGATCAATGGAGAAATAGAAGTCTTAAACAGCACAATAAACTAACAAGTTTTAGCAAACatctatagaacactccaccACCAACAGCAAAATAGTCTTCTCAGatgcacacagaacattctccaggatagagcATATGTTAGGCCATAAGATGTGtctcaacatatttttttttccagctagggtcttactctgtcacctaggcttcagtgcagtggcacaatctcagctcactgcaacctccacctcccaggactcaagtgatcctcccacctcagcctccagagtagctgggactgcaggtgtgcaccaccacactcagctaattttttgtattttgggtagaaatagagttttgccatgttgcccagactggtcatgaagtctcaatatatttaaaatagttgaaTCATACAATGTATGTTCTCCAATCACAGTGGAATGAAATTATAAATCATttacagaaggaaatttgggaaatTGACAAACGtgaaaaattaaacatcacaCTGCAAAATAACCAATAAGTCAAGgaaaaaatcacaaaggaaatcagaaaattgtttgatacaaatgaaaatgaaaccaaacataccaaaacctactGGATGAAACAAAACATATCAAAGCTTATGGGATGAAGCGAtttgaaatcttttctttttgaaaatataggcatttacaactataatttgaaaattttcaaatcacTAATATAACTTTATATCATAAGATACTGAAAAGGGAAGAACACACTAAacataaagcaagcagaagaaaagaaatattatagaTTCTAGGGAATTGAGAGTtgaaaaagaattaataaattcaatgaaaacaaaaatggattctttgaagagatcaacaaaattgataaaacaGAACTTATActgaacaaaaagagaaaagactcaatTATTAAAATTAGGAATGAAAGAGGGGACATTAATACTATCCTTTAACAATAAATTGAATTATAAGGTAGTGCTATGAACAGCTGCATGCCAATAAACTGGATAACTTGGAAAGAACACACAAGTTACCAGAAAGACAATAAACTACTGAAATTAactcacaaagaaataaaaaactcaatTGAACTATAAAAAGTAAAGtgatcaaataaataattttaacttacCACAGAGAAAAGCCCAGGCCCATATGTTTCTCTAGTGAATtacaccaaaaatttaaaaagaattaacaccaaGCTTTcacaaactctttaaaaaaatagaaaaggagaaaatatctcTCAACACATTCTGTGAGACTAGTGTTACTCTAATACCAAGTTCAGACAAAGACATCAcaggaaaactatagaccaatgtCTCCTATGAATAtagatacagctggaggccatttattctaagcaaattaacacaggaacagaaaaccaaatattgcatgtccttacttataagtgagagctaaacactgagtacacttAGATACAAAGAGAGGAACAATAGaaaccagggcctacttgagggtggagactgggaggaggatgagggttgaaaaactacttgTCAGATACTATGCCTACTACCTGGGTCatgaaatcatttgtacaccaaaccccagtgacatgcaatttacccatctaacaaacctgcgcatgtacacttgaacctaaaataaaagttgagaaagaaaaaaaaaagaaaatgcatccaaattgaaaaagagaaagtcaaattgtctctgtttgcagatgacattgtcttatatatagaaaaccctaaaaactccatcaaaaatatCTTAGAACTATTtaatgaatttagtaaagttgcaggacacaaaaatcaacatacaaaagtcaatagTGTTTTGATACACCATTAACAAActagctgaaaaggaaatcaagaaagtaattccatttatagcagctacaaaaagataaaataacaaggaataaatttaaccaaggaagtaaaataaaaacaataaaactctgaagaaattgaagaagacacaaaaaaggaaagacatcaCATGCTCatagattgaaagaattaatattgttaaaatgtccacactactcaaagcaatctacagattcaatgcaatccctgtcaaaataccaataacattcttcatagaaatagaaaaaacaaattctgaaatttgtATGAAACTACAGAAGACCCTGAACAGCCGaagcaatactgagcaaaaagGACAACGCTGGAGGCAAGACACTacatgacttcaaattatactagaaAGTTATAGTAACCACAACAGCATGACATTGatgtaaaaacagatacatagaccaatggaacagagtagagaacccagaaaaaaaatctgtgtatttACAtctaactgattttcaacaaaggcactaAGAATATATATTGGGAAAAGGGCACCCTCTTCAATAActtgtgctgggaaaattggatagccacatgcagaagaataaaactggacccttaGCCCTCATcatgtgcaaaaatcaactcaagattaaagacttaaacctaagacctgaaactatgaaaatactagaagaaaatctaagcaatccagcaatatataaaaaaagattatGCACCATGACTAGGTAGGATTTGTCAAGAGAATGCGAGGTTGGCTTACTACCTGTGAGTAAATTAATGTAAAACACTGTATCAATAGAATAAAGAGGtagggtgtggtgactcacacctgtaatcccagcatgtaggaggccaaggcaggaggacct
This region includes:
- the LOC100979125 gene encoding LOW QUALITY PROTEIN: thioredoxin-dependent peroxide reductase, mitochondrial-like (The sequence of the model RefSeq protein was modified relative to this genomic sequence to represent the inferred CDS: inserted 1 base in 1 codon) yields the protein MAAAVGRLLRASVARHVSAIPWGISATAALRPAACGRTSLTNLLCSGSSQAKLFSTSSSCHAPAVTQHAPYFKGTAVVNGEFKDLSLDDFKGKYLVLFFYPLDFTFVCPTEIVAFSDKANEFHDVNCEVVTVSVDSHFSHLAWINTPRKNGGLGHMNIALLSDLTKQISRDYGVLLEGSGLALRGLFIIDXNGVIKHLSVNDLPVGRSVEETLRLVKAFQYVETHGEVCPANWTPDSPTIKPSPAASKEYFQKVNQ